From Brassica oleracea var. oleracea cultivar TO1000 chromosome C3, BOL, whole genome shotgun sequence, a single genomic window includes:
- the LOC106336237 gene encoding pentatricopeptide repeat-containing protein At3g06920, whose protein sequence is MRMLLRPGTIFRNDTKPHRVVSSSLCKKNLSSFSDNNRQVINSICKVLESGPWGPSSETALSSLNVSPQPELIISVLRRLKDVNIAIDYFKWFERRTELPHCPESYNSLLSLMSRCGKFEPLEQILGEMSVAGFGPSVTTCIEMVTSCVKANKLKQGFDVLQMMRKFKFRPAFSAYTTLIGALSSSSSSNDSDKMLTLFQQMQELGYEPTVHLFTTLIRGFAREGRVDSALSLLDEMKSSSLDADIVLYNVCIDCFGKAGKVDMAWKFFHEMEANGLHPDEVTYTSMIGVLCKANRLEEAVEIFEGLEKSRRVPCSYAYNTMIMGYGSAGKFEEAYSLLERQRSKGSIPSVIAYNCILTSLRRMGRVDEALRVFEEMKKDAPPNLSTYNILIDMLCRAGKLDSAFSMRDSMEKAGLFPNVRTVNIMVDRLCKANKLDEACGVFEEMDCKLCTPDEITFCSLIDGLGKVGRVDDAYRIYEKMLDAECRPNSVVYTSLIKSFFNHGRKEDGHKIYKEMMSQRCSPDLQFLNTYMDCMFKAGEADKGRAMFEEIKARGFVPDARSYSILIHGLIKAGFANETHELFYLMKERGCVLDTRAYNIVIDGFCKCGKVNKAYQLLEEMKVKGFEPTVVTYGSVIDGLAKIDRLDEAYMLFEEAKSKGIELNVVIYSSLIDGFGKVGRIDEAYLILEELMQRGLTPNVYTWNSLLDALVKAEEINEALACFQSLKEMKCAPNQVTYGILINGLCKVRKFNKAFVFWQEMQKQGMKPNAVSYTTMISGLARAGNIAEAGSLFDRFKGNGGVPDSACYNAMIEGLSSGNRAVDAYALFEETRRRGLSIHSKTCVVLLDALHKSDCLEQAAVVGAVLRETGKAKHAARCW, encoded by the exons ATGCGGATGCTGTTGAGACCAG GAACTATCTTCCGCAACGATACAAAGCCTCACCGTGTCGTCTCCTCCTCCCTTTGTAAAAAGAATCTATCATCTTTCTCTGACAACAACAGACAAGTCATTAATTCGATTTGCAAAGTTCTGGAGAGCGGTCCATGGGGACCTTCATCCGAAACCGCTCTCTCCTCTCTCAACGTGTCTCCCCAACCAGAGCTGATCATCAGCGTCTTACGTAGGCTAAAAGACGTCAACATCGCGATCGATTACTTCAAATGGTTCGAGAGAAGAACCGAGCTCCCTCACTGTCCTGAGTCTTACAACTCGCTGCTCTCTCTAATGTCACGCTGCGGAAAGTTCGAACCTTTGGAACAGATCCTCGGAGAAATGAGCGTTGCAGGGTTTGGTCCCTCTGTCACCACTTGCATCGAGATGGTCACGAGCTGCGTCAAGGCCAACAAGCTTAAACAAGGCTTTGACGTGTTGCAGATGATGAGGAAGTTCAAGTTCCGTCCCGCGTTCTCAGCTTACACAACACTGATCGGTGCTCTCTCGTCGTCGTCGTCGTCTAACGACTCCGACAAGATGCTGACTCTCTTCCAGCAGATGCAGGAGCTAGGATACGAGCCGACGGTTCATCTCTTCACTACTTTGATCCGCGGCTTCGCTAGAGAAGGAAGAGTCGATTCCGCTTTGTCTTTACTCGACGAGATGAAGAGCAGCTCTCTCGACGCCGACATTGTCCTTTACAACGTGTGTATAGACTGCTTCGGTAAAGCGGGGAAGGTCGACATGGCGTGGAAGTTTTTCCACGAGATGGAAGCCAACGGTTTGCACCCCGACGAAGTCACTTACACCAGCATGATTGGAGTTTTGTGTAAAGCCAATAGATTGGAAGAAGCTGTGGAGATCTTTGAGGGTTTGGAGAAGAGCAGACGCGTACCTTGCAGTTACGCTTACAACACGATGATCATGGGTTACGGCTCGGCTGGAAAGTTTGAGGAAGCTTACAGTTTGCTAGAGAGACAAAGATCCAAAGGCTCTATACCGAGTGTGATAGCTTACAACTGCATCCTCACATCCCTGAGAAGAATGGGGAGAGTTGACGAAGCGTTGAGAGTCTTTGAAGAGATGAAGAAAGACGCTCCCCCGAATCTCTCGACCTATAACATTCTCATTGATATGTTGTGTAGAGCTGGTAAGCTTGATTCCGCCTTTTCGATGCGTGATTCCATGGAGAAAGCTGGTTTGTTTCCTAATGTAAGGACCGTGAACATAATGGTTGATCGGTTATGCAAAGCAAACAAGCTTGATGAAGCTTGTGGTGTATTCGAGGAGATGGATTGTAAACTTTGCACGCCGGATGAGATCACGTTCTGCTCGCTTATAGATGGGTTAGGGAAGGTTGGGAGAGTCGACGACGCGTATAGAATCTACGAGAAGATGCTGGACGCTGAGTGTAGGCCCAACTCTGTTGTCTACACGTCTCTTATAAAGAGCTTCTTTAACCATGGGAGGAAAGAAGATGGACACAAGATATATAAAGAGATGATGAGTCAGCGATGCTCTCCTGATCTGCAGTTTCTTAATACTTACATGGACTGTATGTTTAAAGCTGGTGAGGCTGATAAGGGAAGAGCGATGTTCGAGGAGATAAAAGCTCGTGGTTTCGTTCCGGATGCGAGAAGCTACTCGATCTTAATCCATGGGCTGATCAAAGCAGGGTTTGCTAACGAGACTCACGAGCTGTTTTATTTAATGAAGGAGCGAGGATGCGTTCTGGACACGCGTGCTTACAACATTGTCATTGACGGTTTCTGCAAGTGTGGGAAAGTTAACAAAGCGTATCAGCTCCTGGAGGAGATGAAAGTGAAAGGTTTTGAACCGACTGTTGTTACTTATGGTTCGGTTATCGATGGACTTGCGAAGATAGATAGGTTAGACGAAGCTTATATGCTCTTTGAGGAAGCGAAGTCGAAGGGGATAGAGCTGAACGTTGTGATCTACAGTAGTTTGATTGATGGGTTTGGGAAAGTGGGGAGGATCGATGAAGCTTACCTCATCTTGGAGGAGCTGATGCAGAGAGGGCTGACGCCTAATGTCTACACGTGGAACTCGCTGCTCGACGCGTTGGTGAAGGCTGAGGAGATCAACGAAGCATTGGCTTGTTTCCAGTCTTTAAAAGAGATGAAATGCGCGCCGAACCAAGTTACTTACGGTATCTTGATCAACGGTCTATGCAAGGTGAGGAAGTTTAATAAGGCCTTTGTGTTTTGGCAAGAGATGCAGAAGCAAGGGATGAAGCCAAACGCTGTTTCGTACACTACTATGATCTCGGGGCTAGCGAGGGCTGGGAATATAGCGGAGGCTGGTTCGCTTTTTGATCGGTTTAAGGGGAATGGTGGTGTTCCGGACTCTGCTTGTTATAACGCTATGATTGAAGGTCTGAGTAGTGGGAACAGGGCGGTGGATGCTTATGCGCTTTTTGAGGAGACGCGGAGGAGAGGGTTGAGTATTCATAGCAAGACCTGCGTTGTGCTTTTGGATGCTTTGCATAAGAGTGATTGTCTTGAGCAAGCGGCTGTTGTTGGTGCTGTTTTGAGGGAAACGGGGAAGGCCAAGCACGCTGCACGGTGTTGGTAG
- the LOC106335997 gene encoding uncharacterized protein LOC106335997 encodes MATNNKVIAICRSGGEFITNKDDGLLSYSGSGDAFAIDIDQNTSMSDFKTELAEYFGFGVETMTLKYFLPGNKKTLITISKDKDFMRMVKFSADAGTVEVFVMPQESGVVNVSNMPASRSSRTTASEGVVPVITAAGEDDIVDEDMANDFQIDLAMPDESPLPCNFVLVDQKHHTAIQQWENVITGVDQRFNSFIEFRDALHKYSVAHGFAYKYKKNDSHRVSVKCKAQGCPWRITAARLSTTQLICIKKMNPRHTCERAVIKPGYRATRGWVRTILKEKLKAFPDYKPKDIAEDIKREYGIQLNYSQAWRAKEVAREQLQGSYKEAYSQLPLLCEKIKETNPGSIAVFATKEDSSFHRLFISFYASISGFKQGSRPLLFLDNAVLNSKYQGVMLIATASDAEDGVFPVAFAVVDAETEENWLWFLQQLKSALSESRRITFVADFQNGLKNAIPQVFEDAHHAYCLRQLADKMNTDLKGQFSHEARRYMLNDFYSVAYAATPEGYCSALESMKNISPDACKWVTESEPHHWANALFQGERYNQMYSTFGLDFYSWVSEAHEFPITQMIDEFRAKMMQSIYTRQVQSRDWVTTLTPTNEEKLQKEMVLAQTLQVSPPEGSLFQVNGGDSSINIVDIDQCDCDCKIWRLTGLPCSHAVAVIMCIEKSPYEYCSRYLTVESHRLMYAESIHPVPNMDRMMMEEAVEGLVAVTPPPTRRTPGRPKMKRVEPLDMIKRQLQCSKCKGLGHNKKTCKAD; translated from the exons ATGGCTACCAACAACAAAGTGATTGCTATATGTCGTTCAGGAGGAGAGTTTATAACCAACAAAGACGATGGATTGCTATCGTATTCCGGTAGTGGCGACGCCTTTGCTATAGACATCGATCAGAACACTTCGATGAGTGATTTCAAGACAGAGCTGGCTGAGTATTTCGGGTTTGGCGTGGAGACGATGACGCTCAAGTACTTCCTCCCTGGAAACAAGAAGACTCTTATCACCATCTCTAAGGATAAGGATTTCATGCGCATGGTTAAGTTCTCTGCTGATGCAGGGACTGTTGAGGTTTTCGTCATGCCTCAAGAAAGTGGTGTGGTCAATGTCTCCAACATGCCAGCTAGTAG GTCAAGTAGGACTACGGCATCAGAAGGGGTTGTACCTGTGATCACTGCTGCAGGAGAAGACGACATTGTTGACGAGGACATGGCAAACGATTTTCAAATCGACTTAGCCATGCCTGACGAAAGCCCTTTACCGTGCAACTTCGTTTTGGTCGATCAGAAACACCACACTGCGATACAGCAGTGGGAGAACGTCATCACAGGCGTCGACCAACGTTTCAACAGCTTCATCGAGTTCCGTGACGCACTGCACAAGTACTCGGTGGCTCACGGTTTCGCTTACAAGTACAAGAAAAACGACAGCCACCGAGTCTCCGTCAAGTGCAAAGCCCAAGGCTGCCCGTGGCGCATCACCGCCGCGAGGCTGTCGACGACTCAGCTGATCTGCATCAAGAAAATGAACCCGAGGCACACGTGCGAGAGGGCCGTCATCAAGCCCGGATACCGCGCGACGAGAGGATGGGTGAGAACCATCTTGAAAGAGAAGCTGAAGGCCTTCCCTGACTACAAACCCAAAGACATCGCCGAGGATATAAAGAGAGAGTACGGCATTCAGCTGAACTACTCGCAGGCGTGGAGGGCCAAAGAGGTTGCTAGAGAGCAGCTCCAAGGCTCTTACAAAGAAGCCTATAGTCAGCTCCCTCTGCTCTGCGAGAAGATCAAGGAGACAAACCCCGGAAGCATCGCCGTGTTCGCTACGAAAGAAGACTCTAGCTTCCACCGTCTCTTCATATCGTTCTACGCTTCGATCTCCGGGTTCAAACAAGGCTCCAGGCCTCTCCTTTTCCTCGACAACGCCGTCCTCAACTCGAAGTACCAAGGAGTCATGCTTATAGCAACGGCCTCCGACGCCGAGGACGGCGTATTCCCAGTGGCATTCGCCGTCGTCGACGCGGAGACCGAAGAGAACTGGCTCTGGTTTCTCCAGCAGCTCAAATCCGCCTTGTCCGAGTCCAGGAGGATCACGTTCGTTGCCGATTTTCAGAACGGTCTGAAGAACGCGATCCCCCAGGTCTTCGAAGACGCGCACCACGCCTACTGTCTCCGCCAGCTGGCCGACAAGATGAATACTGATTTGAAAGGACAGTTCTCTCACGAGGCGAGGCGGTACATGCTCAACGACTTCTACTCGGTGGCCTACGCGGCAACGCCGGAGGGATACTGCAGCGCGCTGGAGAGTATGAAGAACATATCTCCCGACGCTTGTAAGTGGGTTACAGAGAGCGAGCCTCACCACTGGGCGAACGCGTTGTTCCAAGGGGAGAGGTATAACCAGATGTACTCGACGTTCGGGCTAGACTTCTACAGCTGGGTGTCTGAAGCTCATGAGTTTCCTATAACACAAATGATCGATGAGTTTAGGGCGAAGATGATGCAGTCCATCTACACGCGTCAGGTGCAGTCACGTGACTGGGTCACGACTCTGACACCAACCAACGAAGAGAAGCTTCAGAAAGAGATGGTACTTGCGCAGACGCTTCAGGTTTCTCCACCAGAAGGTAGCTTGTTCCAGGTCAACGGAGGAGACTCATCCATCAACATTGTTGATATTGATCAGTGCGATTGTGACTGCAAGATCTGGAGGCTGACGGGGTTACCTTGCAGCCACGCGGTTGCTGTGATCATGTGTATAGAGAAGAGCCCTTATGAGTACTGCTCTAGGTACTTAACGGTCGAGAGCCATAGGTTGATGTATGCGGAGTCGATTCATCCTGTGCCGAATATGGATAGGATGATGATGGAGGAGGCGGTGGAGGGGTTGGTTGCGGTGACGCCTCCGCCCACGAGGAGGACGCCGGGGAGGCCGAAGATGAAGAGGGTTGAGCCGTTGGATATGATAAAGCGGCAGCTGCAGTGTAGCAAGTGCAAGGGGCTAGGACATAACAAGAAGACGTGCAAAGCTGATTAG
- the LOC106332437 gene encoding tRNA pseudouridine synthase A 1: protein MSSATPALPPSLFTNGSLSSPQNISKTDLNSFVKVSDPGGFKWRLVIAYDGTKFAGWQYQESPPTVQSMLEKALTQITKLQRKELHLVGAGRTDAGVHAWGQVAHFVTPFNYTTLDSIHAALNGLLPQDIRVREIGAAVPEFHARFSCRSKVYRYQIYSDTFMDPFQRHFAYHTAYKLNACKMREAAQHFVGKHDFSAFANATREDGVPDPLKTISRFDVIEMGSLLHLEVEGSGFMYRQVRNMVALLIQVGKEALDSDIVPMILETKDRRELAKYTLPAPPHGLCLLSVKYKEDHLQLPPDCPLTSFGRHHTITKCKLPFY from the exons ATGAGTAGCGCTACACCAGCGCTTCCTCCTTCACTCTTTACCAATGGGTCCCTATCTTCTCCTCAGAATATCTCC AAGACTGACTTGAACAGTTTTGTAAAGGTCAGTGATCCTGGTGGCTTTAAATGGCGACTTGTGATAGCATACGATGGCACCAAGTTCGCAG GTTGGCAATATCAGGAGTCACCACCAACGGTCCAATCAATGTTAGAGAAAGCCTTAACTCAGATAACAAAGCTCCAAAGAAAAGAGCTTCATCTTGTTGGAGCTGGAAGGACTGATGCAGGAGTTCACGCTTGGGGTCAG GTAGCTCATTTTGTGACTCCTTTTAATTACACTACCTTGGACAGCATCCACGCCGCTTTAAACGGTCTACTTCCTCAAGACATCCGTGTCAGAGAGATCGGTGCGGCGGTTCCTGAGTTCCACGCTCGGTTCTCTTGCCGTAGCAAGGTTTACCGATACCAGATATACAGCGACACGTTCATGGACCCGTTCCAGCGTCATTTCGCTTACCACACTGCTTATAAACTGAATGCTTGTAAAATGCGGGAAGCTGCACAGCATTTTGTTGGCAAGCATGATTTCTCTGCGTTTGCTAACGCTACAAGGGAAGATGGAGTGCCTGATCCTTTGAAAACTATCTCTCGTTTTGATGTCATTGAAATG GGATCTCTTCTACATCTTGAGGTTGAAGGCTCAGGGTTTATGTACAGACAAGTTAGAAACATGGTAGCTTTGCTGATTCAGGTTGGAAAGGAAGCATTGGATTCAGACATTGTCCCAATGATTCTTGAAACCAAAGACAGGAGAGAGCTTGCAAAGTATACATTGCCTGCGCCACCTCATGGTCTTTGTCTCCTCTCTGTTAAGTATAAAGAAGATCATTTACAGCTTCCACCAGATTGTCCTTTAACTAGTTTTGGTAGACATCACACTATAACAAAGTGTAAACTTCCCTTCTATTGA
- the LOC106330153 gene encoding uncharacterized RNA-binding protein C660.15-like: MSQPNQKNNNFKDTKIFVGGLTWRTSTDDLRNFFQVKFGEVIDANVVSEGLPGGKLRSKGYGFVVFRNAESANTACQLPWPVIDGRQTNVNMAYIGLFNQAASHQYQLASHNPNQHFPQPYWAPYYGHHPYMYNVPCYSYPTAMVSVQMHQYVLAYRMQRNWERLNNQPSVKVSAPPNAPIVENNEEEADTETDSGQEGEINGEDNDINQDVSDQELEINEEEVDADIEANEEEVDADTEADSDQEGEISGEDNDIEQDVNDQELEIMSGEEDDNKHEVDVTKQLGNGVEVTLVCEEEAENTPQENRNGHEENGDQEEEGEKQEYIKERAREAI, from the exons ATGTCTCAGCCAAACCAGAAAAACAATAATTTTAAAGACACGAAGATCTTCGTTGGAGGTTTAACCTGGAGAACATCAACAGATGATTTAAGAAACTTTTTCCAAGTAAAGTTTGGAGAGGTTATTGATGCTAATGTTGTCAGCGAGGGTCTCCCAGGAGGAAAGTTAAGATCAAAAGGCTATGGCTTT GTTGTTTTTAGGAATGCTGAATCTGCCAATACAGCTTGTCAACTACCGTGGCCGGTTATTGATGGAAGACAAACCAATGTCAACATGGCTTACATTG GTTTATTTAATCAGGCGGCATCGCATCAATATCAGCTAGCTTCTCACAATCCAAACCAACATTTTCCTCAGCCCTACTG GGCTCCATATTATGGACACCATCCTTACATGTACAACGTTCCATGCTATTCTTACCCCACCGCCATG GTATCTGTGCAGATGCATCAGTATGTTTTAGCATATAGGATGCAACGGAACTGGGAACGGCTGAATAATCAACCAAGTGTCAAAGTTTCTGCCCCTCCTAATGCACCAATAGTTGAGAACAATGAAGAAGAGGCAGATACTGAAACAGACAGTGGTCAAGAAGGAGAGATCAATGGTGAAGACAATGACATCAATCAAGATGTAAGTGATCAAGAGTTAGAGATCAATGAAGAAGAGGTAGATGCAGATATAGAAGCCAATGAAGAAGAGGTAGATGCAGATACAGAAGCAGACAGTGATCAAGAAGGAGAGATCAGTGGGGAAGACAATGACATCGAGCAAGATGTAAATGATCAAGAGTTAGAGATCATGAGTGGAGAAGAGGATGACAACAAGCATGAAGTAGATGTAACGAAACAGCTCGGTAATGGAGTTGAAGTTACACTTGTATGTGAAGAAGAAGCTGAAAACACACCACAAGAAAATAGGAATGGTCATGAAGAAAATGGAGATCAAGAAGAAGAAGGAGAAAAACAAGAATACATTAAGGAGCGAGCAAGAGAAGCGATATAA